One window of the Candidatus Methylomirabilota bacterium genome contains the following:
- a CDS encoding rod shape-determining protein, with the protein MLMDWFYGMFCSDLAIDLGTANTLIYVRGKGIVLSEPSVVAIKKGTNQVLKVGKEAKEMVGRTPASIVAIRPLQDGVIADFDTTEQMIRAFVVRIHNRKALVRPRMVVGIPSGITQVEKRAIRDSAEQAGAREVYLIEEPMAAAIGAGLPVQEPMGNMIVDIGGGTTEVAVISLSGIVYSQSIRIAGDEMDEAIIQYLRRKFNLLVGERTSENIKIQAGSAYPFDEPRRMDIKGRDLMDGIPKTITITDSDIREALHDPIYAIVDAVKTALERTPPELAADIAERGIVMTGGGALLQGLDTLIGLETHLKVTMAEDPLSCVALGAGKVLDELDLLKSVCLEN; encoded by the coding sequence ATGCTGATGGATTGGTTCTACGGCATGTTTTGCAGCGACCTTGCCATCGACCTCGGGACCGCCAACACGCTCATCTACGTCCGCGGGAAGGGGATCGTCCTCTCCGAGCCTTCGGTGGTGGCGATAAAGAAGGGGACGAACCAGGTTCTGAAAGTGGGAAAGGAGGCGAAGGAAATGGTGGGCCGGACCCCGGCTTCCATCGTCGCCATCCGGCCCCTCCAGGATGGCGTGATCGCCGATTTTGATACCACGGAACAAATGATCCGGGCGTTCGTCGTCAGGATCCACAACCGGAAAGCGCTCGTCCGGCCCCGGATGGTGGTCGGTATCCCCTCCGGGATTACGCAAGTGGAGAAGCGCGCTATTCGGGACTCGGCAGAGCAGGCGGGGGCCCGTGAGGTCTATCTCATTGAGGAGCCCATGGCGGCCGCTATCGGGGCGGGTCTTCCGGTGCAGGAGCCTATGGGGAATATGATCGTTGACATTGGTGGTGGGACCACTGAGGTCGCGGTGATCTCCCTCTCCGGGATCGTTTATAGTCAGTCCATCCGCATCGCCGGCGACGAGATGGATGAAGCCATTATCCAGTACCTGAGGCGGAAGTTTAACCTCCTGGTGGGGGAGCGGACCTCGGAGAACATCAAGATCCAGGCCGGGTCGGCGTATCCCTTCGATGAACCGCGTAGGATGGACATCAAGGGGCGGGATCTGATGGACGGGATTCCCAAGACCATTACGATTACCGACAGTGACATCCGGGAAGCGTTGCATGATCCGATTTACGCCATCGTCGATGCGGTGAAGACCGCCCTGGAACGGACCCCCCCGGAATTGGCGGCGGACATCGCCGAGCGCGGGATCGTCATGACCGGCGGCGGAGCCCTCCTCCAAGGCCTCGATACCCTCATCGGCCTTGAGACGCACCTCAAGGTAACCATGGCCGAGGACCCCCTCTCGTGTGTGGCTCTGGGGGCTGGCAAGGTCTTGGACGAGCTGGACCTCTTGAAGTCGGTCTGTCTGGAGAATTAG
- a CDS encoding SurA N-terminal domain-containing protein — MLRAMRDNLKSLSITLWLVIAAFIVSIFVVYGMQSAGPGAGSKTGAAATVNGERISWQEFQQAYRQQVDTLRRIYGDQWNEELIRDLGIRRQVLDGLITSRLLLQEAERYGLTVSREELAAAVMNNPLFAEEGKFSRDRYRGLLEANRLTPERYEESVRQSVLREKLATLIQASAKVSEAEAWESFRAAKEKVRVAYVSLPRSEENRARLEKLQTRASQKGASVEKLLQNSGLKPKKPKSFALGEAVEEVDPSDSRAFHLAILRLKEGDISPVIEGQKSLFLIHLLDREAATREAFENEKATWMQQLLAEKRRWIWASWIEDLKGQARIDITSEVT; from the coding sequence ATGCTTCGCGCCATGCGCGATAATTTGAAGTCTCTGAGCATCACGCTCTGGCTGGTGATTGCCGCCTTCATCGTGTCCATCTTCGTCGTCTACGGGATGCAATCTGCCGGTCCCGGCGCCGGCAGCAAAACTGGGGCGGCCGCCACTGTGAACGGAGAACGCATCTCCTGGCAGGAGTTTCAACAGGCCTACCGCCAGCAGGTGGACACCCTCCGCCGGATCTACGGCGATCAGTGGAATGAGGAGCTAATCCGAGACCTGGGGATTCGCCGCCAGGTCTTGGATGGCCTCATTACCTCTCGGCTCCTCCTCCAAGAGGCAGAGCGGTATGGGCTCACCGTCTCCCGTGAGGAGTTGGCCGCCGCTGTCATGAATAACCCCCTGTTCGCCGAAGAGGGAAAATTCAGCCGAGACCGCTATCGCGGACTGCTGGAGGCCAATCGTCTGACGCCGGAGCGATACGAAGAAAGTGTTCGCCAGTCGGTTCTCCGCGAGAAGTTGGCCACCCTCATTCAGGCGTCCGCCAAGGTCTCGGAGGCCGAGGCATGGGAGTCCTTCCGGGCTGCCAAGGAGAAGGTCCGTGTGGCCTACGTCAGCCTCCCTCGGTCCGAGGAGAACAGGGCCCGCCTCGAAAAGCTCCAGACACGGGCGAGCCAGAAGGGGGCCTCCGTTGAAAAACTCTTGCAAAATTCAGGCCTGAAACCAAAAAAGCCAAAATCCTTCGCCTTGGGCGAGGCCGTGGAGGAGGTAGACCCCTCGGATAGTCGGGCATTCCACCTGGCCATCCTCCGTTTGAAAGAGGGAGACATCAGCCCTGTGATCGAGGGACAAAAGTCCCTCTTCCTGATTCACCTCTTGGATCGGGAGGCCGCGACTCGAGAGGCATTTGAAAACGAAAAGGCCACCTGGATGCAACAGCTCTTGGCAGAGAAGCGGCGGTGGATTTGGGCGAGCTGGATAGAGGACCTGAAGGGGCAGGCCCGGATCGACATCACAAGCGAGGTGACCTAG
- the thiI gene encoding tRNA 4-thiouridine(8) synthase ThiI, with product MTVLLVHYHEIALKARNRPFFVNQLVRNLKRATADFPVRRIQKLPGRLLLELAGENAAQEVAERVRRVFGVANCCSALRCDLDLEALKDTAAKALAGRPFQTFRVTARRAYKTFPLTSPQLNEILGTFVLERFPARVDLKNPELTLFVDILPKEAFIYLEKVPGPGGLPVGVAGRVIALLSGGIDSPVAAYRMMRRGCQVSFVHFHGAPFLDRRTQEKTREIVKLLTRYQYTSRLYLVPFGEVQQEVVVNTPAPYRVLLYRRLMARIAEHLASLEGAKALVTGESLGQVASQTLENLTVIEEAVKLPLFRPLIGMDKEEITEQAKEIGTYEISIQPDQDCCTLFVPRHPATRATMDDIGRAEMTLDLDRLVKAGAERADVEAFTSPEIA from the coding sequence ATGACCGTGCTCTTGGTGCATTACCACGAGATCGCACTTAAGGCGAGGAATCGGCCTTTCTTTGTCAACCAACTTGTCCGCAACCTGAAAAGGGCCACTGCCGATTTCCCCGTAAGACGTATCCAGAAGCTCCCGGGCCGCCTTTTGCTCGAGCTTGCCGGAGAGAACGCAGCCCAGGAGGTCGCGGAGCGGGTTCGGCGGGTTTTTGGAGTGGCCAACTGTTGTTCGGCCCTTCGGTGTGACTTAGACCTCGAGGCGCTGAAAGACACGGCCGCCAAGGCCCTTGCCGGGCGGCCCTTTCAAACCTTCAGGGTGACCGCGCGCCGGGCCTACAAGACCTTTCCCCTCACCTCTCCACAACTCAACGAAATTTTGGGAACCTTTGTTCTAGAGCGCTTCCCGGCCAGGGTCGACTTGAAAAACCCTGAACTCACGCTCTTTGTTGATATTCTGCCGAAGGAGGCATTCATCTATCTCGAAAAGGTTCCCGGGCCAGGTGGGCTTCCGGTTGGGGTGGCGGGGCGGGTCATCGCACTCCTTTCCGGTGGAATAGATTCCCCCGTAGCCGCCTATCGAATGATGCGCCGGGGGTGTCAGGTGAGCTTTGTCCACTTTCACGGGGCCCCCTTCCTGGATCGTCGGACCCAGGAGAAGACCAGGGAAATTGTCAAGCTCCTCACCCGCTATCAATACACCTCTCGACTCTACCTCGTCCCCTTTGGTGAGGTCCAGCAGGAGGTGGTGGTGAATACCCCTGCCCCATACCGGGTGCTCCTCTACCGGCGGCTCATGGCCCGGATCGCCGAGCATCTGGCTAGTCTGGAGGGGGCAAAGGCACTGGTCACGGGCGAGAGCCTGGGGCAGGTGGCTTCTCAGACCCTGGAGAACCTCACGGTGATCGAGGAGGCCGTAAAACTCCCCCTGTTCCGCCCCCTGATCGGGATGGACAAAGAGGAAATCACGGAGCAAGCCAAGGAGATCGGGACCTATGAGATCTCCATCCAGCCGGATCAGGACTGCTGCACCCTTTTTGTCCCCCGCCATCCAGCCACCCGGGCGACGATGGATGACATCGGAAGAGCGGAGATGACGCTGGACCTCGACCGTCTGGTAAAGGCGGGTGCGGAGCGAGCAGACGTGGAAGCGTTCACCTCCCCGGAGATCGCATGA
- a CDS encoding cupin domain-containing protein, with protein sequence MDWAKLEEQRRFSPEKMVKTGLFETGRFFCDLYCFEPGQIQKPHSHSDSDKVYVVLEGQGRFRVGEEERDLGVATAILAPAGVEHGVVNLGPGRLVVLVFMAPKPEH encoded by the coding sequence ATGGACTGGGCAAAGCTGGAAGAGCAGCGGCGTTTTTCCCCAGAGAAAATGGTCAAGACCGGTCTTTTTGAGACCGGTCGTTTCTTCTGTGATCTGTACTGCTTCGAGCCGGGGCAAATCCAGAAACCTCATTCCCATTCCGACTCCGATAAGGTGTATGTCGTCCTGGAAGGGCAGGGGCGGTTCCGTGTGGGGGAGGAGGAGCGGGATCTGGGGGTGGCCACCGCGATCCTAGCCCCCGCGGGAGTGGAGCATGGAGTGGTCAATCTCGGACCAGGTCGTCTGGTGGTTTTAGTTTTTATGGCGCCGAAACCCGAGCATTGA